DNA sequence from the Drosophila sechellia strain sech25 chromosome 3L, ASM438219v1, whole genome shotgun sequence genome:
CGCCGTGGTTGCTTCCACCCTCCCGGGAAATGCTCTTCACGTGGATGTGGCTCTTGAGCATCGCAGCACGAAGGACAAGCATGCGGGTATGACGCTGGTACTGCTTGCCCATGATCAAAGCCCGCTCAAAGGTGCTGTTCCTTTGATCCGCCTCCTTGGCGAACAGTATCTTATTGTGCGAGTCAATGCGCGCCTGGATCTGTCCGTCTAATATCAACTGCATCACCTCGTTCTCCAGATCGCCCACCGACGAGTTAAATGCCATGGCCATTTTGTGCATATCAGCTGACATATAGGGGCTAAAGTATTGAATTAGCGCGCGATTGCGTATCTTGGTGTACAGAGTGGTTACATGTGGCGCGATGTACATGTCAACCAACAGGTTATCCCTAATCTCATCCAGAAGCGTCAGACAGGAGGCGTATTTACTTTCGTAGAACTTGAAAATAATATCCCTGAGTTGGGGCTCCAGTTCTAAGAACAATTTGAAGGATGTAGAGGCGATGACCAGACGCTTAAGCTCCTGTCGATCAAAGGTGGCCAGGGCGCAGAGGCCGCCATAGACCGCCACATTGCTGGTGGAGATCATTTCGGGAAAGTCGCAGTGATCGAAATTGGCATTGAGGAAATGCTTGGCGGCCACcttgtatttcttttgctgcaGTTCCGCCAGACCAGCAGCGCATTCAAGGCGAGTATGAACCTGGGCATTAGCCTCCTTGGAGCCCTCGGCGAAGTCTGGGGTGCTTTCCGCCTTGGATATGTAGCTCATCACATGGGCCCAATTCTGGAGATAAATTGACACCTTAATTACGTTAAGGCACATGTTTACCACATGCTTTCCACTAGTGCAGTAGTCTCTGGCCCGAGAATAGCACTTCAGGGCATTGGTGAGGTCGCCACAACTGAGGTAATGGTCAGCCAGGTCATCGTGGCCCCTCCGGATGCTCTCCTTGATCGAATTGGACTTGTAGTTCTTGAGGTCCGAGTCCAGCTTCTCCAGCTTAAGAGCCGCCTTCTTCATCTTGGTGTCTACCCAAGCGGCATCGTAGGCGAAAGCGTCCTTTTCGCCAGCGGGCTGAGCCTGTCCTTGAGCCTGAGCCGCAGGTTGGGCCGCGATATCCGGAAGGGGAGCGGCTGCCAGGGGACCGGGAGCCGCTGCTCCTGCCTGATCTCCGGCAGCATTTGCTGGTGGCGCCGGCGCGTTGCCAGCGTTTAGATCGCTCAAGCGCTTGTGCAGCACCTGGTAAAGATTTACGTTGTAGGTGGTCTGAACGTAAGTAATGGCCATTTTTAGAGCCTCCACGGCTAAAACCGGGCAGACGTCCGCAACATAAATTAGGCGATGGAGCCGCACGATCCCGGCATATTGGTTGGCGTACACTTCGAGATCGATGCTGGGGTTCTCCACCACAATCTGCTGCTCCTCGTTGTTTTCGTTGTCCTCGTTCGGCGGCGCGATGTCCACTTGCATCGGCTCCACGGCGTTCTTTTGTTGGAGTAATAAACGATTTATGCTGATTATATGGCTTCAGATAACGAAATTTTGGTGAATGTTTACCTGCATGAGTGGTGGCATCGGCAGCACGGGCATCCTGCTTTTATTTGCTACGACAGTCCAGggaaaattaacaaatttaaGCTACGTTTTTGTTTATTCGTCAATTAATTTTTCCGATTTGCAAATTTTGCACCGATAATCTAGAGATGGACAATGTGAATAACGCTTTTGCTCTATAGATGACAACTGTATGGTAAAAGACCAGAAGAAGAAAAATATCGTATCattgacaaaaaaattataatgatAAAGTATATATCACccgaaaaaatgaaacatatatatatgaaatataataattttgcTATCCTTCCAGAACTTTTGGCTGCGctcatttaatttcctttctTATGAATCCACTTGTGGtcaataatatattttacagAAAGAGCGATATTTCATATATCATGTGAAATACTATCacgatataaatatttacttttaatataatatatcgATAAATTGATATATTTGCCACATCCCTAATATCAGAAGAAGAAGCGCACCACGCATTAGTAAACTTTCAATTGTTtgtgaaatttattaaataaagtagctaatatttatatagaagTAAGCCAAGATGTCCAACATAACGGCGGCGGTTATAGCCAACCGCAACAAAAAGCATTTCCTGGGCGTTCCAGCTCCATTGGGCTATGTGGCCGGCGTCGGTCGAGGGTAAGTACGCGCTTCTTGCGAAAATAAACTTAATGCTAATggtatattttctattttagaGCCACAGGATTCACCACTCGGTCCGATATTGGTCCTGCCCGTGATGCAAACGATGTATCCGACGACCGCCATGCTCCGCCGGCCACCAAACGTAAGAAAAAAgacgaagaggaggaggaggacgaagACTTGAACGACTCAAACTATGACGAGTTTAGTGGTTACAGCGGCTCCCTGTTCTCCAAGGATCCGTACGACAAGGATGACGAGGAGGCAGACGCTATCTACGATTCGATAGACAAGCGAATGGACGAAAAACGCAAAGAGTATCGTGATCGCCGGCTGCGTGAGGATTTGGAGCGGTACCGCCAGGAGCGACCGAAGATCCAGCAGCAGTTCAGTGACCTGAAACGCTCACTGGCCAGCGTCACATCGGAAGAGTGGTCCACGATTCCTGAAGTGGGCGATAGTCGAAACAGAAAGCAACGAAATCCAAGGGCCGAAAAGTTTACCCCTCTGCCGGACAGCTTGATATCCAGAAACCTAGGCGGCGAGTCGTCCTCTACATTGGATCCGTCCTCGGGCTTGGCTTCTATGGTGCCTGGCGTAGCTACTCCTGGCATGCTGACACCTACGGGTGATCTAGATCTGCGAAAGATTGGCCAGGCTCGTAACACTCTTATGAACGTCAAGCTGTCGCAGGTTTCCGATTCCGTGACAGGCCAAACGGTGGTGGATCCCAAGGGTTATCTCACCGACCTGCAGAGTATGATTCCCACTTACGGTGGTGACATAAACGACATCAAGAAGGCTCGTTTGTTGCTCAAGAGTGTGAGGGAAACGAATCCTAACCATCCCCCAGCTTGGATTGCCTCCGCCCGTTTGGAAGAAGTGACTGGAAAGGTTCAGATGGCTAGGAATCTGATTATGAGGGGCTGCGAAATGAACATCCAGTCTGAGGATCTGTGGCTGGAAGCAGCTCGCCTTCAGCCGCCAGATACAGCCAAAGCGGTGATCGCGCAAGCTGCTCGTCATATTCCTACCTCGGTCAGGATCTGGATTAAAGCCGCTGACCTGGAATCGGAGACCAAAGCTAAGCGTAGAGTTTTCAGAAAAGCTCTAGAGCATATTCCAAATTCAGTTCGTTTGTGGAAAGCGGCTGTGGAACTTGAGAATCCTGATGATGCACGTATTTTACTCTCTCGCGCCGTGGAGTGTTGCAACACCAGCGTTGAACTTTGGTTGGCTCTCGCCCGCTTGGAAACCTACGAGAACGCCCGAAAGGTCCTAAACAAGGCTCGCGAGAATATTCCGACTGATCGTCAGATTTGGACCACAGCTGCGAAGTTGGAGGAGGCCAATGGTAATATTTACATGGTGGAAAAGATCATTGATCGATCATTGAACTCGATGACCATCAACGGTGTGGAGATCAATCGTGATCAGTGGTTCCAGGAGGCCATCGAGGCGGAAAAATCAGGAGCAGTCAACTGTTGCCAATCCATTGTTAAGGCTGTCATTGGAATAGgagtggaggaggaggatcgCAAACAGACTTGGATTGATGATGCTGAATTCGTAAGTATTTATAAACACTCGTTtttcacatacatatgtaacaTTTTTAAAACCAAATAACCGAAATATATTTTCCCTCTTTCAGTGCGCAAAGGAAAATGCATTTGAGTGTGCCCGAGCTGTTTACGCTCATGCCCTTCAAATATTTCCCTCAAAGAAAAGCATCTGGTTGCGAGCCGCCTACTTTGAAAAGAACCATGGAACCCGCGAATCTTTGGAGGCCCTGTTGCAGAGAGCCGTGGCTCATTGTCCTAAATCGGAGATTCTCTGGCTGATGGGGGCCAAATCCAAATGGATGGCTGGAGACGTTCCAGCCGCGAGAGGTATTTTATCCTTGGCTTTCCAGGCCAATCCCAATTCCGAGGACATTTGGTTGGCTGCCGTTAAGTTGGAATCAGAGAACTCGGAATATGAACGGGCGAGACGCTTGTTAGCCAAGGCTAGAGGATCGGCACCGACACCAAGGGTAATGATGAAATCAGCTCGCCTGGAATGGGCTTTGGAAAAGTTCGATGAAGCTCTACGGTTGCTGGAGGAGGCTGTGGAAGTGTTCCCAGATTTTCCCAAACTGTGGATGATGAAGGGTCAGATTGAGGAGCAACAGAGACGGACAGATGATGCGGCTGCCACCTATACTCTGGGCTTGAAAAAGTGTCCTACGTCCATCCCACTTTGGATTCTTTCCGCCAACCTAGAAGAGCGCAAAGGAGTGCTGACGAAGGCTCGATCCATTCTGGAACGAGGTCGTTTGCGCAACCCCAAGGTGGCTGTACTCTGGCTGGAGGCCATCAGGGTGGAGTTGCGTGCGGGTCTCAAGGAGATTGCTAGCACAATGATGGCAAGAGCACTACAAGAATGCCCCAACGCTGGTGAGCTATGGGCGGAGGCTATCTTCATGGAAACCAAGCCGCAGCGCAAGACCAAGTCAGTGGATGCTCTCAAGAAATGCGAGCATGATCCGCATGTGCTTCTAGCTGTATCAAAACTGTTCTGGTCTGAGCACAAGTTCTCCAAGTGCCGGGACTGGTTTAATCGAACGGTAAGTAAATTATACTAACTGTTGaatgtaataaaaacaaatatgttCGGATCTAatcatttgtttatttcagGTCAAGATCGATCCAGATCTAGGTGATGCTTGGGCGTATTTCTACAAGTTCGAATTGCTCCACGGTACGGaggcgcagcagcaggaggTTCTCGATCGGTGCATTTCGGCAGAGCCCACGCACGGCGAGTCCTGGTGTCGTGTCAGCAAGAACATCCAGAACTGGCAGTTCAAGACACCTGAGGTGCTGCGTGCCGTTGTCAGGGAGCTATCCATACCCATCTAAGTTTTAATTCTGTTTGGATTAAACGCATGCAGCCTAGCGCTGCACTTCTCTATAACCTTTAATTATGCGATATACTTGTTTGAAATGTCTGAAGATAAACTCGAAAAGGAACAGGACAAAACTGACAGCAGCTCCACAGCCAAAGATTCCCAAAGCATACCGGCACTCTGTAATGCCAATGGAGACAAAGCCACCAACTCCGCCCTCGCATTTGGGCTTCTGAGGAATCCACTTCCGCTCCTCGCGATTCACCAAGCTTACTTCTCGCTGCCAGCGTAGTCTGTGGGTAAAAACAGTGTTTTATGATTTTCCTTTTTCGAACAAGTTATTGAAGTGTAAATTATAAAAGGGCTTTTTATCCctgtacaatttttaattagttaaaCGTTGGACTTTAagtataaaatttaataaattacctatttttttaaatgtaaaatgcaATTGGATAGCGAAACTATGTTGACATATAAAATATTCTTACTGCCGTCGAATGAGCTCCTTGTAAGGAAAGTTTTTCCTCGTTGGAATAGCCAGCATGGGCAGCTGAAAAGGCTCCAGTTCCATTAATCCGCACTTTTCCGGCTCGCTGAAGGTGTCGCTGACGATTTGGTAACCTGCCTGGAGTTCAACCTGGTATGCAAATAAGCCGGTTCGCATTTTCTCCATTCCTAGCAAGGGGCGCATATAGATATTTTCACCCTTGGAGGCGATCTTCTTGTGGTAAAGATTCTTGGTTACGGGATCGGTGGACTCTGTGaagtatattttattatattgcgTGTCCTGAACTCCGATTTCTAGAGGCGATTGTCCCAGATCAGACAATGACTGGATAGCATCCGACGGACTTTGCAGCAGAGCCACTATATTGGCCGAAAACGAGGTGAACAAGAAGAGAGCTGCAACAAATGTGGTGAAGACAATGATCCTCGCGGATCGGTTCCGCACCTCCACGTAGAAACCCTGCTGGCACATGGCACCCCAAACAAAATTTAGTGTATCCATGTAGGACATGTCGTGGTTGTGCGGCGAAAAGAAGAGTTCCAGAACCAAGACCACGGTCGTGATGATCAGTAGCATCAAAATGGACACCCACACATCGTTCTCAAATGGCATAGCGAATATATTGGCCACTGCCGAGAGAGGTGGCTGCCGGAACATGATCCCAGCTCTCACTCGATATGTCTCAGCCACGAAATCGACCAATGCAATACGATCCATTCTCATGAAGATCGCCAGCTGGGCCATGTCCAGTTCATAGCGTTGAAATCGTCCCATGAGACCATCGAATGAACCATTCGGTTGTCGCCATCCGAAGTTCACTGTTTGATAGGTATTGTAGCTGAAATGGgaagtatttgaacaataataatttttatctaAAAGACAACAAGAGGAAATCCCACTCACCTCATATTCAATCTATTGGCCAGCTCCAGCATCAAGCGATGATTAACCTTCGATATAGTGTCAATATGCCGCAGTGACAAATCTTCAATGTTAGTGAATAGATCCGGAAAGGCAATTACAATAGCCGAGTTGAATACTATGCCCTCCAGATCCTGTCTATAAGTTATTGCCGAGCCAAAGTGCTGCAGGGCATGAATGACGTGCCGCGAATTTCGAATGTTATGCCCAACCAAGGTCCTTTTCAAAGGCTTCCAGGCAGCTACCTTGTACAGATCGATCAAACTGCAAGAGAAGTTCCCAACGTTTTCATATTGCAGGACCCGCAACTCACTGTCCGGGGGAATGAATATTTCCGGATCCTCGAGTAAATCGATATCGCCTGGATCTTCGGTCAGGAGCAACCAGAACCGGTTGGTGGTGAAGTAATTATGTTCCGAGGCCGCAGACCAGCGTAGTAGATTTAAGGCGCACTCGCTGCTGAACTCCAGCAGCAGGATGCCCATTTTGTAGGGCAGCGCGGGGAGCAGGAAGGACGTCTCCCAGTGGGTGGAGTTGTTGGCGTGGAAACTCTTTGGCGGTGGAGCGTCCTTATGTTCATCCAGAGCATCGACATGCTGCAGGTCCCTCAGCGAGCTCTCAGTGTTGACCTGCACATAGAAATTGTTGAGGTTGAAGTGCTGCCACAGCTTCCAAAGGCGAAAATCCGCTGGAGGGGAAAAAACTAGTACAGagaaaacaaatttagtaTACGAAAGTTAGAATAGTTAGTTAGATTTATAGAGGTTTTTAGAAGTATGGAACGGTATATCAGactaatatcaaataataagGATTAACTTAAATCAGGCCTTTGAAAAATTCAAACGTGAGATATGGACTTAAAAAATCGCCAAAGATTTTAGTATCTCCTAAGCCCATTTTGGCCAGTGTACTGTGGGGTCATAAATTTGTCCCCAGCAGCACGTTGCATGCAGAGGGTTAATTCACCAATGTCCGTGTGACAAACGACCAGCATCAGGCTGTGAACGCCGTGGTGGCGATAGTAAGCGACTAGCATATCTGGCAACTGATTGCCCCACCGTGTTTTCGGGTCCGGATCCTGCCGGGAATATTCGCTCCGCCAGCTGCCAGCGACACGTGGTGGTGTCCCACTGACGAGCAGGAAAAATATCAGAGGGAGCCAGTGCGCGACTTGAACTTTCATCACTGCGACTGCGAGTATTAACGAATTGCTGTCCGTCCTGTCGCGTTTGCATTTCCCCGACGCGTTTTTTTCACGGATTGGAGTCCCCGGCTTTTATAGCCAAAAGGGCAGTCGCCAGTAATTGCATTCAAGAATTGCATTAAAATTATGCATTGATTACACTCCGCTGCGCTTCCTTTCGGTCCACGTCCACATCCACGTGCACCCATCTGCTGTCATTACGAAGGGCAATCTTCGCGAGCAATTTTGCGACAACTGCAATTGGTCATCGATGGCGtttaattggtccgagcaAGTGGCGCACAAATTGTCCGCGTGGAAGTGCGGACAAAGTCAATTACGTGTCAACGACGACCGGAACGGAGAAAGTTGCTCCGACATACTGGACTTGGACTTGGCTTTCGGAATAAGCACATAAGTTTGGGCCAAAAGGAATTGGAAAGTTTCGCAGAGGGTTTAATTTCGCCAATTTACTTGGTTCTATCGGTGAATTGGTTATTATTTTATGAGAACAGTAATTCTTTTCGAATGTAGATGATTTTCATACATAACTagttatattaaaaaaatcttgatgatttaatttgaatattagtaactaaattatttaaaattttgatttgatttcgaaTTTTCACAGAGGAAATTTATCTTTCGCAGCCTTAAAAAGTTAGCTTTTAGATGAGTTAAGCATGCAAATTCTTCCATATAAATCCGactttaaataaactaaaatcaGTTTAAGAGCCAGTTTTTGGCCCGAAGGCATGAGCATGAGCATTAGGAAGCAATTAAGAAAGCTGTTGCAAAAAGTAAGATGGCAAAATATAAGCAAATTTGATCAAACGTGGGCGCAATATAgaaatacacacacatgctTAAAAATAGAGAAACTGGTATTAGCTCGATGTCACAGGACGACGACAAAACATGAGGATAAGGACATGGCCACGCAAACAGCTCCACTCCTGACGACATTAACACAATTACAATCTGAACATGTGTTAGTCCTCTAAGACATGCGTTGACTATAAAGAAAAATCCAATTAAAAGTGATAAAAGTTATTGAAGCGTAGCGCagcaaaaaggaaaaccaTTAGGAAAAAAAAGGAGCAGGAAAAACAAATGGCCGAAATGCGGACGGAAGGCGAAAAGGCCGGAAACGAGGAAGGCAACACAAAGGGGCTGCCATTTGTGGCATGGTACGTAGTAGATATGGCGCTGATTGCAACACCAGATTATCACACAGATTTGGCGAGCTGGGCGACACGCCAAGGATAAATCAGGATTCGCCACCCAGTCCACCTGCCTCACATTTGGCAAGGATAATCATTCATGGGCCAAACGAACAGGAAACGCTTTTGCTGCTGGATAACACTTTCTGATTCAATTAAGTTTAAAAGAATAGGGTCACAATTGATACGAGGGTACTGAATTCTAGATTGCCCCCTTAATTAGGTGCGAAGGATAACAgcgaaaatgaataaaatatattcaaatgtTATACCTAAAAAGTTACCAACTTTAGTATCTATTCATGCATAAGGTTGCATTACGTCAAAATAATTATGaataaatattgcaaaatattagaaatggaaataaaaataatagtacCACTTGAAAAAGTATTAGaatcaatttgaaaataacgTTTTCAGGGACTGCGCTCAGATTGAATGTTTATCAATCATACGACCTGTTGCCCTTgatcaaatatttttaaccTTTGTGCATAATTACCCTTTAGACAACTTTTATTGGCGATATTAGACATCGATCCCAGACTCGGAATTTTTATTAGGGTAGacaatttgattttttccaATAACAATGATCGTGGTTATTTAATGGTGGGTAATTTGGCTAATTTTTGTTATAGTTTGATATTACCATTGCTTATTGTGCCTCTTGTTTTCTAGCCTCTTTTTCAGCAGCGGCTGCTTCCTTTTTGAGCTGCGCATCCCTTTTCGACGAGTGCTTGCGCCAATTCTTGACGACCTTGTCGAATTCTTTCATCCGAGCCTTCTTGTCCTTAACCGTCTCCGGCTCCTGTCCAATCCCACTCTCGTCCACTTCGTCCTCATATCCGGCTGGAGGCAAAGCATTGAAGTGACTATTGTGAAAAGCGGTGCGGTTTCCATCCTTAAACCAGTATCGCTTCGTCCGCCGGTACATATGTTCATAGTTCTTATACTCCAGACGCTCCTCTTCCGATCGAGTGCTAAAAACCAAAAGGGTGAGAATGGCTATCATCGGCAGGACTCCGAAGAGCGATATTTTCTGCCAGACCTTGGCGTGTTGTGCAACAATTGCTACGGAAATAAAGGATCAGTTTAGAACACGATTTATATGACTATACCCACGTGGTTTCTTTCCAGTCCGGCCAGGACAGCCAAGGTCCCCTCCTTGGATCGCCGTTAGAGGTTTCTTTTGCTTTCGAGTACTTTTACCTGTAAGCAATTCATCGCACGattgctttttctttttatttttattagtttctGCAACACATGGGACTTTTGGCGGGCATTTTGAGCCCCCGGATATGGCTGTTTCGTCCTTTGGCGGCGTAACTTTAGTTTCCTTAGATGCTTTAGGTGGTGTCACTGTAAGGATGTAACatgaatttaaaatttaatattttaatttcacaagCTACGCTTTTTAACCTTTTTTTGCCGCATCGGAAGCCTTGGCCTTTGGATCAGAAGATTTCTTCGCTGCATCTTTAGTATCTTTACACTTCGCGTCTGTAATAGAGTAATCAGTGcta
Encoded proteins:
- the LOC6618366 gene encoding uncharacterized protein LOC6618366; this encodes MKVQVAHWLPLIFFLLVSGTPPRVAGSWRSEYSRQDPDPKTRWGNQLPDMLVAYYRHHGVHSLMLVVCHTDIVFSPPADFRLWKLWQHFNLNNFYVQVNTESSLRDLQHVDALDEHKDAPPPKSFHANNSTHWETSFLLPALPYKMGILLLEFSSECALNLLRWSAASEHNYFTTNRFWLLLTEDPGDIDLLEDPEIFIPPDSELRVLQYENVGNFSCSLIDLYKVAAWKPLKRTLVGHNIRNSRHVIHALQHFGSAITYRQDLEGIVFNSAIVIAFPDLFTNIEDLSLRHIDTISKVNHRLMLELANRLNMSYNTYQTVNFGWRQPNGSFDGLMGRFQRYELDMAQLAIFMRMDRIALVDFVAETYRVRAGIMFRQPPLSAVANIFAMPFENDVWVSILMLLIITTVVLVLELFFSPHNHDMSYMDTLNFVWGAMCQQGFYVEVRNRSARIIVFTTFVAALFLFTSFSANIVALLQSPSDAIQSLSDLGQSPLEIGVQDTQYNKIYFTESTDPVTKNLYHKKIASKGENIYMRPLLGMEKMRTGLFAYQVELQAGYQIVSDTFSEPEKCGLMELEPFQLPMLAIPTRKNFPYKELIRRQLRWQREVSLVNREERKWIPQKPKCEGGVGGFVSIGITECRYALGIFGCGAAVSFVLFLFEFIFRHFKQVYRIIKGYREVQR
- the LOC6618364 gene encoding COP9 signalosome complex subunit 1b — its product is MPVLPMPPLMQNAVEPMQVDIAPPNEDNENNEEQQIVVENPSIDLEVYANQYAGIVRLHRLIYVADVCPVLAVEALKMAITYVQTTYNVNLYQVLHKRLSDLNAGNAPAPPANAAGDQAGAAAPGPLAAAPLPDIAAQPAAQAQGQAQPAGEKDAFAYDAAWVDTKMKKAALKLEKLDSDLKNYKSNSIKESIRRGHDDLADHYLSCGDLTNALKCYSRARDYCTSGKHVVNMCLNVIKVSIYLQNWAHVMSYISKAESTPDFAEGSKEANAQVHTRLECAAGLAELQQKKYKVAAKHFLNANFDHCDFPEMISTSNVAVYGGLCALATFDRQELKRLVIASTSFKLFLELEPQLRDIIFKFYESKYASCLTLLDEIRDNLLVDMYIAPHVTTLYTKIRNRALIQYFSPYMSADMHKMAMAFNSSVGDLENEVMQLILDGQIQARIDSHNKILFAKEADQRNSTFERALIMGKQYQRHTRMLVLRAAMLKSHIHVKSISREGGSNHGAELCVSAGSSTTAQLARI
- the LOC6618367 gene encoding uncharacterized protein LOC6618367; the protein is MRHLQLMKYVNPRFATVVITQRLMSKSSGTGSKDAKCKDTKDAAKKSSDPKAKASDAAKKVTPPKASKETKVTPPKDETAISGGSKCPPKVPCVAETNKNKKKKQSCDELLTGKSTRKQKKPLTAIQGGDLGCPGRTGKKPPIVAQHAKVWQKISLFGVLPMIAILTLLVFSTRSEEERLEYKNYEHMYRRTKRYWFKDGNRTAFHNSHFNALPPAGYEDEVDESGIGQEPETVKDKKARMKEFDKVVKNWRKHSSKRDAQLKKEAAAAEKEARKQEAQ
- the LOC6618365 gene encoding pre-mRNA-processing factor 6; the encoded protein is MSNITAAVIANRNKKHFLGVPAPLGYVAGVGRGATGFTTRSDIGPARDANDVSDDRHAPPATKRKKKDEEEEEDEDLNDSNYDEFSGYSGSLFSKDPYDKDDEEADAIYDSIDKRMDEKRKEYRDRRLREDLERYRQERPKIQQQFSDLKRSLASVTSEEWSTIPEVGDSRNRKQRNPRAEKFTPLPDSLISRNLGGESSSTLDPSSGLASMVPGVATPGMLTPTGDLDLRKIGQARNTLMNVKLSQVSDSVTGQTVVDPKGYLTDLQSMIPTYGGDINDIKKARLLLKSVRETNPNHPPAWIASARLEEVTGKVQMARNLIMRGCEMNIQSEDLWLEAARLQPPDTAKAVIAQAARHIPTSVRIWIKAADLESETKAKRRVFRKALEHIPNSVRLWKAAVELENPDDARILLSRAVECCNTSVELWLALARLETYENARKVLNKARENIPTDRQIWTTAAKLEEANGNIYMVEKIIDRSLNSMTINGVEINRDQWFQEAIEAEKSGAVNCCQSIVKAVIGIGVEEEDRKQTWIDDAEFCAKENAFECARAVYAHALQIFPSKKSIWLRAAYFEKNHGTRESLEALLQRAVAHCPKSEILWLMGAKSKWMAGDVPAARGILSLAFQANPNSEDIWLAAVKLESENSEYERARRLLAKARGSAPTPRVMMKSARLEWALEKFDEALRLLEEAVEVFPDFPKLWMMKGQIEEQQRRTDDAAATYTLGLKKCPTSIPLWILSANLEERKGVLTKARSILERGRLRNPKVAVLWLEAIRVELRAGLKEIASTMMARALQECPNAGELWAEAIFMETKPQRKTKSVDALKKCEHDPHVLLAVSKLFWSEHKFSKCRDWFNRTVKIDPDLGDAWAYFYKFELLHGTEAQQQEVLDRCISAEPTHGESWCRVSKNIQNWQFKTPEVLRAVVRELSIPI